A single window of Nasonia vitripennis strain AsymCx chromosome 4, Nvit_psr_1.1, whole genome shotgun sequence DNA harbors:
- the LOC116417411 gene encoding potassium voltage-gated channel protein eag isoform X8 yields MPGGRRGLVAPQNTFLENIIRRSSSQPDSSFLLANAQIVDFPIVYCNESFCKISGYNRAEVMQKSCRCSFMYGELTDKETITRIEECLEGQICDQFEILLYKKNSTPRETPLWLLLQIAPIKNERDLVVLFLLTFRDITALKQPIETDDTKGGLSKFAKLARSVTRSRSVLVSQFSSHLPALKDSAIPVTTKQSHLGHVSSDKMMSLSGDVMPQYRQEAPKTPPHILLHYCAFKAIWDWIILCLTFYTAIMVPYNVAFKNKTSEDVFLLVVDTIVDVIFFIDIVLNFHTTFVGAGGEVVSDPKVIRMNYLKSWFIIDLLSCLPYDVFNAFDHDEDGIGSLFSALKVVRLLRLGRVVRKLDRYLEYGAAMLILLLCFYMLVAHWLACIWYSIGRSDADAGVQYSWLWKLANVTQSPYSYLWTNASTAPELVAGPSRRTMYVTALYFTMTCMTSVGFGNVAAETDNEKIFTICMMIIAALLYATIFGHVTTIIQQMTSATAKYHDMLNNVREFMKLHEVPKALSERVMDYVVSTWAMTKGLDTDKVLNYCPKDMKADICVHLNRKVFNEHPAFRLASDGCLRALAMHFTMSHSAPGDLLYHTGESIDSLCFIVTGSLEVIQDDEVVAILGKGDVFGDSFWKDNAVGQSAANVRALTYCDLHTIKRDKLLEVLDFYQAFANSFARNLILTYNLRHRLIFRKVADVRREKELAEKRKNEPQLDQSQDHLVRKIFSRFKTEGEPQITMSGRASNRSNQDSDEELTVSVLPPWPSFRFRRERHAADVEKGDGKDEKAETGSQIRKVSSSNEETGSGRARPSKWGRLLDLKKSGGVAKMKTELDDDLSDTKSMSDKLASVLPDQDAIMEYLCKLLLRSSSLDSGSDGGGGGPEPFKRSLSARDSRPGSSAGTNKVFPKLGKLGGTIEEVAESAAGKDAPIQSQTLALQDSKQLQLRKLESYDGGLITQPSHEREILAAVLEVKVDLKLEVQRVNQRLAKIEDMLQTLMTRLPAPSPPPATTATGTGASPPASSPQLLASPPRANLSAMVAAMSGGSAGSSQPGSAVQSPVATSLPALLVQAAAAQSAAGSCVSSPTGQEPGSSASGKLGSSPSGTQTSTRESDPPASATDRLLPKDQSPSPSSSCQAPPGVSSSSSSSTHHHHHHHHQSSSSTTGERSREASRELLERLGQASGSSSTTAADASSSTATTTGGALGPLILRKRRSKSRNKGAAPLAPLASQPISPSEPTESTQMLPPEPSDAGSEEQPQQQQRKRPAPRPSRDYL; encoded by the exons ccgacagcagtttTCTATTGGCGAACGCTCAGATCGTCGACTTTCCAATCGTCTACTGCAACGAGAGCTTCTGCAAGATATCTGGCTACAATCGGGCTGAG GTAATGCAAAAATCATGTCGCTGCAGCTTCATGTACGGCGAGCTCACCGACAAAGAGACCATTACGCGGATCGAGGAGTGCCTCGAGGGACAGATCTGCGACCAATTCGAGATTTTGCTTTACAAAAAGAACA gTACCCCACGAG AGACGCCGCTATGGCTGCTGCTACAGATCGCCCCGATCAAGAACGAGCGGGACCTGGTGGTCCTGTTCCTCTTGACGTTTCGCGACATAACCGCCTTGAAGCAGCCCATCGAGACGGACGACACGAAAGGTGGCCTGTCCAAGTTCGCCAAACTCGCAAGATCCGTCACCAGGTCCAGGTCCGTCCTCGTATCGCAATTCAGCTCGCACCTGCCCGCGCTCAAGGACTCGGCCATACCCGTCACCACCAAACAGTCCCATCTGGGTCATGTGAGTTCGGACAAA ATGATGTCCTTAAGCGGGGACGTGATGCCGCAGTACAGACAAGAGGCGCCCAAGACCCCGCCGCACATCCTCCTGCACTACTGCGCCTTCAAAGCCATCTGGGACTGGATAATCCTCTGCCTCACCTTCTACACGGCGATAATGGTGCCGTACAACGTCGCCTTCAAGAACAAGACCAGCGAGGACGTCTTTCTCCTCGTGGTCGACACCATCGTCGACGTAATCTTCTTCATCGACATCGTCCTCAACTTCCACACGACTTTCGTCGGCGCCGGCGGAGAAGTCGTCTCTGATCCTAAG GTGATAAGAATGAACTACCTAAAGTCCTGGTTTATAATTGACCTGCTAAGCTGCCTGCCCTACGATGTGTTCAACGCCTTCGACCACGACGAGGACGGGATCGGGAGTCTGTTCTCAGCCCTCAAGGTCGTGAGGCTATTAAGGCTCGGCAGAGTCGTTCGCAAGCTCGACAGATACCTCGAGTACGGCGCGGCGATGCTGATACTCCTTTTGTGCTTCTATATGCTCGTCGCCCATTGGCTCGCCTGTATTTG GTACTCGATAGGCCGATCGGATGCAGACGCTGGCGTCCAGTACTCGTGGCTGTGGAAGCTCGCGAACGTGACGCAGTCGCCTTACAGCTATCTATGGACGAACGCGAGCACGGCGCCGGAGCTCGTGGCCGGACCCTCGAGGCGTACCATGTACGTGACCGCGCTATACTTCACCATGACCTGCATGACGTCCGTCGGATTTGGCAACGTCGCTGCCGAGACCGACAACGAGAAGATCTTCACCATCTGCATGATGATCATCGCCG CCCTGTTATACGCAACGATATTCGGTCACGTGACGACGATCATCCAGCAGATGACGTCGGCCACGGCGAAGTACCACGACATGCTGAACAACGTGCGGGAATTCATGAAGCTGCACGAGGTGCCGAAGGCACTGAGCGAACGAGTCATGGATTACGTAGTCAGTACGTGGGCAATGACGAAGGGCCTCGACACCGACAAGGTACTAAATTACTGTCCGAAAGACATGAAAGCCGACATATGCGTACATCTCAATCGGAAAGTCTTCAACGAACATCCTGCCTTCAG ACTGGCTTCGGACGGCTGTTTGCGAGCGCTGGCGATGCACTTCACGATGTCGCACAGCGCACCGGGTGACCTGCTCTATCACACGGGTGAGTCGATAGACTCGCTCTGTTTCATCGTGACGGGCAGCCTCGAGGTCATCCAGGACGACGAGGTCGTCGCGATCCTGGGCAAAGGCGACGTTTTCGGAGACAGCTTTTGGAAGGACAACGCGGTCGGACAGAGCGCGGCTAACGTGCGCGCTCTGACCTACTGCGACCTGCACACCATCAAGCGCGACAAGCTCCTCGAGGTCCTTGACTTTTATCAGGCCTTCGCCAACTCGTTCGCTCGCAATCTCATACTCACCTATAATCTTCGACACAGG CTGATCTTCCGAAAAGTTGCCGACGTTCGCAGGGAAAAGGAATTGGCCGAGAAGCGGAAAAACGAGCCGCAATTGGATCAATCGCAGGACCATCTGGTTCGAAAGATCTTCTCGAG GTTCAAGACCGAGGGGGAGCCGCAGATCACGATGTCAGGCCGGGCAAGCAATCGCTCGAACCAGGACTCGGACGAGGAGCTCACCGTCTCTGTACTGCCGCCCTGGCCGAGCTTTAG GTTCAGGCGAGAGAGACATGCGGCGGACGTGGAGAAGGGCGACGGCAAAGACGAAAAAGCTGAGACCGGCTCGCAAATCAGGAAGGTCTCCTCCTCGAACGAGGAGACCGGTTCCGGACGCGCAAGGCCAAGCAAGTGGGGTCGGTTGCTCG ACCTCAAAAAAAGTGGAGGTGTTGCGAAGATGAAAACGGAACTGGACGACGATCTGTCAGATACAAAAAGTATGTCTGATAAGTTAGCATCAGTTCTGCCTGATCAAGACGCTATTATGGAGTACCTCTGTAAACTGCTACTAA GGAGCTCGAGCCTGGATTCCGGCAGCgacggtggtggtggtggtccCGAACCGTTCAAGCGTTCGCTGAGCGCAAGGGACTCGCGACCGGGCTCGAGCGCCGGCACGAACAAGGTCTTCCCAAAACTGGGCAAACTCGGCGGTACGATCGAGGAGGTCGCGGAATCCGCCGCCGGTAAAGACGCGCCCATCCAGAGCCAGACCCTGGCGCTTCAAGACTCGAAACAGCTGCAGCTGAGGAAGCTCGAGAGCTACGACGGCGGTCTCATTACGCAGCCCAGCCACGAGCGCGAGATACTCGCGGCTGTGCTCGAG gTGAAGGTCGATCTAAAGCTGGAGGTTCAGCGGGTGAACCAGCGCCTGGCGAAGATCGAGGACATGCTGCAGACGTTAATGACGCGGTTGCCGGCCCCGAGTCCGCCACCGGCAACGACGGCAACGGGGACAGGCGCCTCGCCGCCGGCGAGTTCGCCTCAGCTGTTGGCATCGCCGCCACGGGCAAACCTGAGCGCGATGGTCGCGGCGATGTCAGGTGGCAGCGCCGGCAGCAGTCAGCCGGGCAGCGCCGTCCAGAGTCCCGTAGCCACGAGTTTGCCGGCGCTGCTCGTACAGGCTGCGGCGGCCCAGTCGGCGGCGGGAAGCTGCGTCTCATCGCCCACCGGACAGGAACCTGGCTCCTCTGCCTCGGGGAAGCTTGGCTCCTCGCCCAGTGGGACACAGACCAGCACCAGGGAGAG CGATCCACCGGCCTCGGCGACGGATCGTCTGCTGCCGAAGGATCAGTCTCCGTCGCCCAGCTCCTCCTGCCAGGCACCGCCAGGTgtctcgtcctcgtcgtcctcgtcgacgcatcaccaccaccatcaccatcaccaatcgtcgtcgtcgacgacgGGCGAGAGATCGCGCGAGGCCAGCCGCGAACTGTTAGAGCGACTGGGCCAGGCCTCGGGCTCCTCATCGACCACAGCAGCCgacgcgtcgtcgtcgactgCGACGACGACAGGTGGCGCCCTCGGGCCGCTGATACTGCGCAAGCGCAGAAGCAAATCGCGGAACAAGGGGGCGGCGCCACTGGCGCCTCTGGCCTCGCAACCCATCAGCCCGTCCGAGCCTACGGAGAGCACGCAAATGCTGCCCCCGGAGCCCAGCGACGCCGGATCCGAggagcagccgcagcagcagcagaggaaGAGGCCCGCGCCGAGGCCCAGCCGTGACTACTTGTGA
- the LOC116417411 gene encoding potassium voltage-gated channel protein eag isoform X6 yields MPGGRRGLVAPQNTFLENIIRRSSSQPDSSFLLANAQIVDFPIVYCNESFCKISGYNRAEVMQKSCRCSFMYGELTDKETITRIEECLEGQICDQFEILLYKKNSTPRETPLWLLLQIAPIKNERDLVVLFLLTFRDITALKQPIETDDTKGGLSKFAKLARSVTRSRSVLVSQFSSHLPALKDSAIPVTTKQSHLGHVSSDKMMSLSGDVMPQYRQEAPKTPPHILLHYCAFKAIWDWIILCLTFYTAIMVPYNVAFKNKTSEDVFLLVVDTIVDVIFFIDIVLNFHTTFVGAGGEVVSDPKVIRMNYLKSWFIIDLLSCLPYDVFNAFDHDEDGIGSLFSALKVVRLLRLGRVVRKLDRYLEYGAAMLILLLCFYMLVAHWLACIWYSIGRSDADAGVQYSWLWKLANVTQSPYSYLWTNASTAPELVAGPSRRTMYVTALYFTMTCMTSVGFGNVAAETDNEKIFTICMMIIAALLYATIFGHVTTIIQQMTSATAKYHDMLNNVREFMKLHEVPKALSERVMDYVVSTWAMTKGLDTDKVLNYCPKDMKADICVHLNRKVFNEHPAFRLASDGCLRALAMHFTMSHSAPGDLLYHTGESIDSLCFIVTGSLEVIQDDEVVAILGKGDVFGDSFWKDNAVGQSAANVRALTYCDLHTIKRDKLLEVLDFYQAFANSFARNLILTYNLRHRLIFRKVADVRREKELAEKRKNEPQLDQSQDHLVRKIFSRFKTEGEPQITMSGRASNRSNQDSDEELTVSVLPPWPSFRFRRERHAADVEKGDGKDEKAETGSQIRKVSSSNEETGSGRARPSKWGRLLDLKKSGGVAKMKTELDDDLSDTKSMSDKLASVLPDQDAIMEYLCKLLLRSSSLDSGSDGGGGGPEPFKRSLSARDSRPGSSAGTNKVFPKLGKLGGTIEEVAESAAGKDAPIQSQTLALQDSKQLQLRKLESYDGGLITQPSHEREILAAVLEVKVDLKLEVQRVNQRLAKIEDMLQTLMTRLPAPSPPPATTATGTGASPPASSPQLLASPPRANLSAMVAAMSGGSAGSSQPGSAVQSPVATSLPALLVQAAAAQSAAGSCVSSPTGQEPGSSASGKLGSSPSGTQTSTRESKTYWFLSDPPASATDRLLPKDQSPSPSSSCQAPPGVSSSSSSSTHHHHHHHHQSSSSTTGERSREASRELLERLGQASGSSSTTAADASSSTATTTGGALGPLILRKRRSKSRNKGAAPLAPLASQPISPSEPTESTQMLPPEPSDAGSEEQPQQQQRKRPAPRPSRDYL; encoded by the exons ccgacagcagtttTCTATTGGCGAACGCTCAGATCGTCGACTTTCCAATCGTCTACTGCAACGAGAGCTTCTGCAAGATATCTGGCTACAATCGGGCTGAG GTAATGCAAAAATCATGTCGCTGCAGCTTCATGTACGGCGAGCTCACCGACAAAGAGACCATTACGCGGATCGAGGAGTGCCTCGAGGGACAGATCTGCGACCAATTCGAGATTTTGCTTTACAAAAAGAACA gTACCCCACGAG AGACGCCGCTATGGCTGCTGCTACAGATCGCCCCGATCAAGAACGAGCGGGACCTGGTGGTCCTGTTCCTCTTGACGTTTCGCGACATAACCGCCTTGAAGCAGCCCATCGAGACGGACGACACGAAAGGTGGCCTGTCCAAGTTCGCCAAACTCGCAAGATCCGTCACCAGGTCCAGGTCCGTCCTCGTATCGCAATTCAGCTCGCACCTGCCCGCGCTCAAGGACTCGGCCATACCCGTCACCACCAAACAGTCCCATCTGGGTCATGTGAGTTCGGACAAA ATGATGTCCTTAAGCGGGGACGTGATGCCGCAGTACAGACAAGAGGCGCCCAAGACCCCGCCGCACATCCTCCTGCACTACTGCGCCTTCAAAGCCATCTGGGACTGGATAATCCTCTGCCTCACCTTCTACACGGCGATAATGGTGCCGTACAACGTCGCCTTCAAGAACAAGACCAGCGAGGACGTCTTTCTCCTCGTGGTCGACACCATCGTCGACGTAATCTTCTTCATCGACATCGTCCTCAACTTCCACACGACTTTCGTCGGCGCCGGCGGAGAAGTCGTCTCTGATCCTAAG GTGATAAGAATGAACTACCTAAAGTCCTGGTTTATAATTGACCTGCTAAGCTGCCTGCCCTACGATGTGTTCAACGCCTTCGACCACGACGAGGACGGGATCGGGAGTCTGTTCTCAGCCCTCAAGGTCGTGAGGCTATTAAGGCTCGGCAGAGTCGTTCGCAAGCTCGACAGATACCTCGAGTACGGCGCGGCGATGCTGATACTCCTTTTGTGCTTCTATATGCTCGTCGCCCATTGGCTCGCCTGTATTTG GTACTCGATAGGCCGATCGGATGCAGACGCTGGCGTCCAGTACTCGTGGCTGTGGAAGCTCGCGAACGTGACGCAGTCGCCTTACAGCTATCTATGGACGAACGCGAGCACGGCGCCGGAGCTCGTGGCCGGACCCTCGAGGCGTACCATGTACGTGACCGCGCTATACTTCACCATGACCTGCATGACGTCCGTCGGATTTGGCAACGTCGCTGCCGAGACCGACAACGAGAAGATCTTCACCATCTGCATGATGATCATCGCCG CCCTGTTATACGCAACGATATTCGGTCACGTGACGACGATCATCCAGCAGATGACGTCGGCCACGGCGAAGTACCACGACATGCTGAACAACGTGCGGGAATTCATGAAGCTGCACGAGGTGCCGAAGGCACTGAGCGAACGAGTCATGGATTACGTAGTCAGTACGTGGGCAATGACGAAGGGCCTCGACACCGACAAGGTACTAAATTACTGTCCGAAAGACATGAAAGCCGACATATGCGTACATCTCAATCGGAAAGTCTTCAACGAACATCCTGCCTTCAG ACTGGCTTCGGACGGCTGTTTGCGAGCGCTGGCGATGCACTTCACGATGTCGCACAGCGCACCGGGTGACCTGCTCTATCACACGGGTGAGTCGATAGACTCGCTCTGTTTCATCGTGACGGGCAGCCTCGAGGTCATCCAGGACGACGAGGTCGTCGCGATCCTGGGCAAAGGCGACGTTTTCGGAGACAGCTTTTGGAAGGACAACGCGGTCGGACAGAGCGCGGCTAACGTGCGCGCTCTGACCTACTGCGACCTGCACACCATCAAGCGCGACAAGCTCCTCGAGGTCCTTGACTTTTATCAGGCCTTCGCCAACTCGTTCGCTCGCAATCTCATACTCACCTATAATCTTCGACACAGG CTGATCTTCCGAAAAGTTGCCGACGTTCGCAGGGAAAAGGAATTGGCCGAGAAGCGGAAAAACGAGCCGCAATTGGATCAATCGCAGGACCATCTGGTTCGAAAGATCTTCTCGAG GTTCAAGACCGAGGGGGAGCCGCAGATCACGATGTCAGGCCGGGCAAGCAATCGCTCGAACCAGGACTCGGACGAGGAGCTCACCGTCTCTGTACTGCCGCCCTGGCCGAGCTTTAG GTTCAGGCGAGAGAGACATGCGGCGGACGTGGAGAAGGGCGACGGCAAAGACGAAAAAGCTGAGACCGGCTCGCAAATCAGGAAGGTCTCCTCCTCGAACGAGGAGACCGGTTCCGGACGCGCAAGGCCAAGCAAGTGGGGTCGGTTGCTCG ACCTCAAAAAAAGTGGAGGTGTTGCGAAGATGAAAACGGAACTGGACGACGATCTGTCAGATACAAAAAGTATGTCTGATAAGTTAGCATCAGTTCTGCCTGATCAAGACGCTATTATGGAGTACCTCTGTAAACTGCTACTAA GGAGCTCGAGCCTGGATTCCGGCAGCgacggtggtggtggtggtccCGAACCGTTCAAGCGTTCGCTGAGCGCAAGGGACTCGCGACCGGGCTCGAGCGCCGGCACGAACAAGGTCTTCCCAAAACTGGGCAAACTCGGCGGTACGATCGAGGAGGTCGCGGAATCCGCCGCCGGTAAAGACGCGCCCATCCAGAGCCAGACCCTGGCGCTTCAAGACTCGAAACAGCTGCAGCTGAGGAAGCTCGAGAGCTACGACGGCGGTCTCATTACGCAGCCCAGCCACGAGCGCGAGATACTCGCGGCTGTGCTCGAG gTGAAGGTCGATCTAAAGCTGGAGGTTCAGCGGGTGAACCAGCGCCTGGCGAAGATCGAGGACATGCTGCAGACGTTAATGACGCGGTTGCCGGCCCCGAGTCCGCCACCGGCAACGACGGCAACGGGGACAGGCGCCTCGCCGCCGGCGAGTTCGCCTCAGCTGTTGGCATCGCCGCCACGGGCAAACCTGAGCGCGATGGTCGCGGCGATGTCAGGTGGCAGCGCCGGCAGCAGTCAGCCGGGCAGCGCCGTCCAGAGTCCCGTAGCCACGAGTTTGCCGGCGCTGCTCGTACAGGCTGCGGCGGCCCAGTCGGCGGCGGGAAGCTGCGTCTCATCGCCCACCGGACAGGAACCTGGCTCCTCTGCCTCGGGGAAGCTTGGCTCCTCGCCCAGTGGGACACAGACCAGCACCAGGGAGAG TAAAACCTACTGGTTTCTCAGCGATCCACCGGCCTCGGCGACGGATCGTCTGCTGCCGAAGGATCAGTCTCCGTCGCCCAGCTCCTCCTGCCAGGCACCGCCAGGTgtctcgtcctcgtcgtcctcgtcgacgcatcaccaccaccatcaccatcaccaatcgtcgtcgtcgacgacgGGCGAGAGATCGCGCGAGGCCAGCCGCGAACTGTTAGAGCGACTGGGCCAGGCCTCGGGCTCCTCATCGACCACAGCAGCCgacgcgtcgtcgtcgactgCGACGACGACAGGTGGCGCCCTCGGGCCGCTGATACTGCGCAAGCGCAGAAGCAAATCGCGGAACAAGGGGGCGGCGCCACTGGCGCCTCTGGCCTCGCAACCCATCAGCCCGTCCGAGCCTACGGAGAGCACGCAAATGCTGCCCCCGGAGCCCAGCGACGCCGGATCCGAggagcagccgcagcagcagcagaggaaGAGGCCCGCGCCGAGGCCCAGCCGTGACTACTTGTGA